A genomic stretch from Methanobacterium sp. includes:
- a CDS encoding V-type ATP synthase subunit C, giving the protein MAEDITAIVTSLGFPSFEAFLALLFLVLAVIAVIVVVSSLRPVLSMYPYTYPNARVRARKGRLFTEKQFSEIIESQNIEEVKNYLRGFPEYAKYIDKYPIEKALNTQLAETYDLLARITPDNSKDAFAFLLRKWDIENIKSLIIAKEVGLNSEETLDLVVPFGEISDRLDTLVDAENVREVINSLEGTDYAQILEDALPAYQETGMLLPLEASLDKYLLINLLRTVATPEDDNTSLLHNYVGNIVDVNNIKIIIRAKADGLKFDDIEPYIISDGYQIREWKLKDLMESEDVAGVISGLEGTDYASSLSEALAEYTESGSISTLEAALDNHVNKTATKISLKNQFGIGPMIGFLNRKEREIKNLKIIVRGKREEGFSQSMIKEMLV; this is encoded by the coding sequence ATGGCAGAGGACATAACTGCAATAGTAACTTCACTGGGATTTCCCTCTTTTGAAGCATTTTTAGCACTGTTATTCTTAGTATTGGCTGTTATAGCAGTCATAGTAGTAGTATCATCACTAAGACCGGTGCTAAGCATGTACCCTTACACTTACCCTAATGCAAGAGTAAGGGCTCGAAAAGGAAGATTATTTACAGAAAAACAGTTTTCAGAAATAATTGAATCCCAAAATATTGAAGAAGTTAAAAATTATTTAAGGGGATTCCCTGAATATGCTAAATACATCGATAAATATCCTATTGAAAAGGCATTAAACACACAGCTTGCAGAAACCTATGATTTATTAGCAAGAATAACTCCTGACAACAGTAAAGACGCATTCGCGTTTTTACTGAGAAAATGGGACATTGAAAACATTAAAAGCTTAATAATCGCCAAGGAAGTTGGTTTAAATTCAGAAGAAACATTAGACCTTGTTGTTCCCTTTGGCGAAATTAGTGATAGACTTGACACATTAGTTGACGCTGAAAACGTCAGAGAAGTAATAAATAGTCTTGAAGGAACGGATTACGCTCAGATCTTAGAAGATGCTCTTCCAGCATACCAAGAAACAGGAATGTTATTGCCCCTTGAGGCTTCTCTGGACAAATATTTACTGATAAACCTTTTAAGGACAGTAGCTACTCCCGAAGATGATAACACTTCCCTACTTCATAATTATGTTGGAAATATAGTAGATGTAAATAACATAAAAATTATTATAAGGGCCAAAGCTGATGGTTTAAAATTTGATGATATTGAACCTTACATCATTTCAGATGGTTATCAAATTAGAGAATGGAAATTAAAGGATCTAATGGAATCTGAAGATGTTGCGGGAGTTATCAGCGGTTTAGAAGGTACTGATTATGCATCTTCATTATCAGAAGCCCTTGCAGAGTACACAGAAAGTGGTTCCATATCAACCCTTGAAGCTGCTCTTGATAATCATGTTAATAAAACAGCAACTAAGATATCTCTAAAGAATCAGTTTGGAATTGGACCAATGATAGGCTTCCTTAACAGAAAAGAAAGAGAAATTAAGAACTTAAAAATCATAGTAAGAGGTAAAAGAGAAGAAGGGTTTTCACAGTCTATGATTAAGGAGATGTTAGTTTGA
- the ahaH gene encoding ATP synthase archaeal subunit H yields MMSISEAITTIKKAENDADKLLEDAKRESSEMKENTIEKTKSIIQKSKDEAHEETGGIISKAEEDAKRETSQISIKADENIKNTKNQATGKIDEAVGIIVKNIL; encoded by the coding sequence ATGATGTCGATATCGGAAGCTATTACAACGATTAAAAAGGCCGAAAATGATGCCGATAAGCTATTAGAGGATGCTAAGCGAGAATCCTCCGAAATGAAAGAGAATACTATTGAAAAAACAAAGTCCATTATTCAAAAGTCAAAAGATGAAGCTCATGAAGAGACTGGTGGAATAATCTCCAAAGCAGAAGAAGATGCTAAACGAGAAACCAGCCAGATATCAATCAAAGCTGACGAGAACATAAAAAATACTAAAAATCAGGCTACAGGTAAAATTGATGAAGCTGTGGGCATTATAGTTAAAAATATACTATAA
- a CDS encoding V-type ATP synthase subunit I: MFKPARMKKLKVITLDKYTEPAVKSLHEAGLVQIQDISERIQQDAEWRQILKPSHTSPFTGKVASLLMKTTGTFDFLKSMHRKEGGILSIAKSFINPPAIEKVEVEHLDVQELINKAEETLGKIERVTKPQENELNKIDSKRSILENANKVAKNLSYFDVDLVDLKNSEHITVVAGKIATDSYDTLMETIKGLTDEIIVFDHDSEGKTFKMVIIITLKQYGDEISSMLRKMEFEKFEIPEISGKPNDIIQKSESEIESLDKQKESILNDLADVSEQWIDEVIALKEQLEIEKQQCEIYYSFGETENTVMFEGWVTEKKLEKALEIIENSTDGYVIVEVSDPDVENDEIPVHLDNPRWAKPYEMFVHMYSPPDYREIDPTILMALVFPFFFGFCLTESGYGIADAIIGYIIFRGLGKNSNLMRNLGLIMVACGVWAVIMGAITNSFIGDFIGRFIYGDPSVPLMTTIQSLNSFVHPEYILVMALLVGVVHINMGLIIGAYNNLVRGDVKEALGSQIPWFILQTGVVLLAVGYLFAGSIIMYSGGAVFLAAIVMLLYFNGIFGIMDVMGFLGNVLSYARLLALCLSTGGIAMTVNILTSMVHDMVPVIGIILAPIVFIGGQIANGAFQTLGAFINALRLHYVEFFAQFYIGGSSKFRAFRTKRKYTDIRR; the protein is encoded by the coding sequence ATGTTTAAACCAGCGAGAATGAAGAAGCTTAAAGTAATAACCCTGGACAAATACACGGAACCTGCAGTGAAATCACTTCACGAAGCAGGTTTGGTGCAAATTCAGGATATTTCTGAGCGTATACAACAGGACGCTGAGTGGAGACAAATTCTTAAGCCATCACATACATCTCCTTTTACAGGTAAAGTTGCTTCACTTTTAATGAAAACAACTGGAACCTTTGATTTCCTAAAATCAATGCATAGAAAGGAAGGCGGAATTCTCTCCATCGCTAAGTCGTTCATAAACCCCCCTGCAATTGAAAAAGTTGAAGTGGAACATTTGGACGTTCAGGAATTAATAAACAAAGCCGAAGAAACCCTTGGGAAAATAGAACGCGTAACAAAACCCCAAGAAAATGAATTAAACAAAATTGATTCTAAAAGATCCATACTTGAAAATGCCAATAAAGTGGCCAAAAATTTATCTTATTTTGACGTTGATCTTGTTGATCTAAAAAATTCCGAACATATCACTGTTGTTGCAGGGAAAATAGCCACTGATTCTTATGATACATTAATGGAAACTATAAAAGGTTTAACCGATGAAATCATTGTCTTTGATCATGACAGTGAAGGAAAAACCTTTAAAATGGTTATTATTATTACATTGAAGCAGTACGGTGACGAAATTTCCAGCATGCTCAGAAAGATGGAATTTGAAAAATTTGAAATTCCAGAAATATCTGGAAAACCAAATGATATTATACAAAAATCAGAATCAGAAATTGAATCTTTAGATAAACAAAAAGAGTCAATTTTAAATGATTTAGCAGATGTGTCTGAACAATGGATTGATGAAGTTATAGCTCTCAAAGAACAACTGGAAATTGAAAAACAACAGTGTGAAATATATTATTCATTCGGAGAAACAGAAAACACTGTTATGTTTGAAGGTTGGGTAACAGAGAAAAAGCTAGAAAAAGCTCTTGAAATCATTGAAAACTCAACTGACGGCTATGTTATAGTTGAAGTTTCTGATCCTGATGTTGAAAATGATGAGATACCCGTTCATCTTGACAACCCAAGATGGGCCAAACCATATGAAATGTTCGTGCATATGTATTCACCCCCAGATTATAGGGAAATTGACCCAACAATTCTCATGGCTCTTGTGTTCCCATTTTTCTTTGGTTTCTGTCTTACAGAATCCGGTTATGGTATAGCTGATGCAATTATAGGTTATATTATATTTAGAGGTCTTGGTAAAAACAGCAATCTCATGCGTAATCTTGGTTTGATTATGGTGGCATGTGGAGTATGGGCTGTAATTATGGGTGCTATAACTAACAGTTTCATAGGAGACTTTATAGGTCGATTTATATATGGAGACCCAAGTGTACCTCTTATGACAACCATTCAATCACTTAACTCATTTGTACACCCAGAATACATATTAGTTATGGCTTTATTAGTCGGTGTCGTACATATAAATATGGGATTAATAATTGGAGCCTACAACAACCTAGTTCGAGGAGACGTTAAAGAAGCTTTAGGTTCTCAAATACCTTGGTTTATCCTCCAAACAGGCGTAGTATTGCTTGCTGTAGGATACTTATTTGCAGGTAGCATAATAATGTACAGTGGAGGAGCAGTATTTTTAGCTGCTATTGTAATGCTACTTTACTTCAACGGTATCTTTGGAATTATGGATGTAATGGGATTCCTTGGTAATGTTCTTTCATACGCCAGACTTTTAGCATTATGTCTTTCTACTGGCGGAATAGCCATGACCGTTAACATATTAACAAGTATGGTTCATGATATGGTTCCAGTTATAGGAATTATATTAGCACCAATAGTATTCATTGGAGGGCAGATAGCAAACGGTGCTTTCCAGACTTTAGGTGCATTTATTAACGCATTACGTTTGCATTATGTTGAGTTCTTTGCTCAATTTTACATAGGTGGAAGCTCAAAATTCAGAGCATTCCGGACAAAAAGAAAATATACTGATATTCGGAGGTAA
- a CDS encoding V-type ATP synthase subunit F: MNSKIAVMADPDTVTGFMLGGIKEGYPVKDTEEAGKKLEELIKEDFSIIITTEKIGDELRSSIDKLTGERALPMIIEIPDKGGSIERASDPMRELIKRVIGVEMVK, translated from the coding sequence TTGAATTCAAAGATAGCAGTAATGGCAGACCCAGATACAGTTACAGGATTCATGCTTGGCGGTATTAAAGAGGGATATCCAGTAAAAGACACTGAAGAGGCAGGTAAAAAGCTTGAAGAACTGATAAAAGAAGATTTTTCCATTATAATAACCACGGAAAAAATAGGTGATGAACTTAGAAGTAGTATAGATAAATTAACTGGCGAACGTGCATTACCCATGATAATTGAAATTCCAGATAAGGGCGGCTCCATTGAAAGAGCTTCCGATCCTATGAGGGAACTTATAAAAAGAGTAATTGGGGTAGAGATGGTAAAATGA
- a CDS encoding peptidase, producing the protein MQTKEFLKTIGIDNNNIKESKKRFTDNSQYRFEVPGIQKPGAMRSLIAATDKYDVEIHRVTQTKGTMLLTDSEIIEMADIAKDAKIELFLSVGPRATYDTSASAKTEEGKRIGYRLRGYDNLVYGLEDVKRAVELGIRGIVVYDEGLLWALGKMRDAGEIPKETHFKVSAHTGHGNPASAKLLEEIGANSFNPVRDLQIPMMASIRNTINISMDIHTENPKSSGGFIRHYEVPDIIKYAAPVYLKTGGAVAGHHGWDTTKKQAEERIRQVSLVQSMISRYYDDAIMSKRGATDLAIPK; encoded by the coding sequence ATGCAGACTAAAGAATTTCTTAAAACTATTGGAATAGATAATAATAACATAAAAGAATCTAAAAAAAGGTTTACTGATAATTCACAGTACCGTTTTGAAGTTCCAGGAATCCAGAAACCAGGTGCAATGCGATCACTAATTGCTGCCACTGATAAATATGATGTTGAAATTCACAGGGTAACCCAAACAAAAGGAACAATGCTCTTAACAGATTCAGAAATAATAGAAATGGCAGATATTGCAAAAGATGCAAAAATAGAATTATTTTTAAGTGTTGGTCCCCGTGCAACCTATGATACAAGTGCATCTGCTAAAACAGAAGAAGGGAAAAGGATAGGTTACAGGTTAAGAGGGTATGATAACCTTGTATATGGTTTAGAAGATGTTAAAAGAGCTGTTGAGCTTGGAATTAGGGGAATTGTAGTTTATGATGAAGGCCTTCTATGGGCACTTGGCAAAATGAGAGATGCTGGTGAAATCCCTAAAGAAACTCATTTTAAGGTTTCAGCCCACACAGGACATGGAAATCCTGCATCTGCAAAATTATTAGAAGAAATTGGAGCCAATTCATTTAATCCAGTAAGAGATCTGCAAATTCCAATGATGGCATCAATAAGAAATACCATAAATATCTCTATGGACATTCATACTGAAAATCCAAAGTCATCTGGAGGTTTTATAAGACATTATGAAGTTCCAGACATTATAAAATACGCCGCACCTGTTTATCTTAAAACAGGGGGTGCTGTAGCTGGACATCATGGATGGGATACAACAAAAAAACAGGCTGAAGAACGCATACGGCAGGTTTCACTGGTTCAAAGCATGATAAGTAGATATTATGATGATGCCATAATGTCCAAAAGAGGCGCTACTGATTTAGCAATTCCTAAATAG
- a CDS encoding ATP synthase subunit A, with the protein MITGRIIKIAGPVIVGDGMKGTQMYEMVKVGEEGLIGEIIELEGDTATIQVYEETAGIKPGEIIESTGGSLSVELGPGILTSIYDGIQRPLENIKALTGDYIERGVAVPALNKEKKWKFIPKISAGAKVKGGDIIAEVQETSSIVHKIMIPPKVEGTLKSIATEGEYTIEEDIAEVETPAGLEKIQMIQKWPVRVGRPYKEKLDPDIQLITGQRAQDTFFTVAKGGTAAMPGPFGSGKTVTQQQLAKWADADIIVYIGCGERGNEMTEVLKEFPELEDPKTGKPLMDRTVLIANTSNMPVAAREASVYTGITIAEYFRDMGYDVALMADSTSRWAEAMREISGRLEEMPGEEGYPAYLASRLAQFYERAGRVTTVGTEDKLGSLTVVGAVSPPGGDLSEPVTQNTLRISKVFWALDSSLADKRHFPSIDWLQSYSLYVESISSWWNTNIGADWRELRDAAMVLLQKESELQEIVQLVGPDALPDKERITLESTRMIREDFLQQNAYHEVDTYCSPKKQYGMLKTIITYHENATAALDRGAASEDVIALSVKEDIGKMKYMPEAEFEDEIKAIQEKIIKQTSEV; encoded by the coding sequence ATGATTACAGGAAGGATAATTAAAATAGCAGGTCCCGTTATTGTTGGAGACGGCATGAAGGGAACCCAAATGTATGAAATGGTTAAAGTCGGTGAAGAAGGACTTATCGGAGAGATAATCGAACTCGAAGGCGACACAGCAACCATTCAGGTTTACGAAGAAACAGCTGGTATCAAACCAGGGGAAATAATTGAAAGTACAGGTGGATCACTTTCAGTAGAATTAGGTCCAGGAATTCTTACATCTATTTATGATGGAATTCAAAGACCACTGGAAAATATCAAAGCCCTTACTGGAGATTACATCGAAAGAGGTGTAGCTGTTCCCGCACTAAATAAAGAAAAAAAATGGAAGTTCATTCCAAAGATAAGTGCTGGAGCTAAAGTGAAAGGTGGAGATATCATTGCTGAAGTCCAAGAGACTTCTTCTATAGTTCACAAAATCATGATTCCTCCAAAAGTAGAAGGTACTTTAAAAAGTATAGCTACTGAAGGAGAATACACAATAGAAGAAGACATAGCTGAAGTAGAAACACCTGCTGGATTAGAAAAAATCCAGATGATACAAAAATGGCCTGTAAGGGTTGGAAGACCATACAAAGAAAAACTTGACCCAGATATACAATTAATAACTGGTCAAAGAGCACAGGACACATTTTTCACAGTTGCAAAAGGAGGTACAGCAGCTATGCCAGGGCCATTTGGCTCAGGTAAAACTGTAACACAACAGCAACTTGCAAAATGGGCAGATGCAGATATCATCGTTTACATCGGTTGTGGAGAACGTGGAAACGAAATGACTGAGGTTCTAAAAGAGTTCCCAGAACTTGAAGATCCAAAAACCGGTAAACCACTTATGGACAGAACCGTGCTTATCGCAAACACATCAAACATGCCTGTTGCAGCAAGGGAAGCTTCAGTATACACTGGAATTACAATTGCTGAATACTTCAGAGACATGGGCTACGATGTAGCACTTATGGCTGATTCAACCTCAAGATGGGCAGAAGCTATGAGAGAAATTTCAGGAAGACTTGAAGAGATGCCTGGTGAAGAAGGATACCCTGCATACCTTGCTTCCCGTCTCGCTCAATTCTATGAAAGAGCAGGAAGAGTAACTACAGTAGGTACAGAAGACAAACTAGGATCCCTAACTGTAGTTGGTGCAGTTTCACCTCCTGGTGGGGACCTTTCAGAGCCTGTAACTCAAAACACTTTACGTATATCCAAGGTGTTCTGGGCACTCGACTCATCACTTGCAGATAAACGTCACTTCCCTTCAATTGACTGGCTACAAAGTTACTCATTATATGTTGAAAGCATATCCTCATGGTGGAACACAAACATAGGTGCAGATTGGAGAGAATTAAGAGATGCAGCTATGGTTTTACTTCAAAAAGAATCTGAACTTCAAGAAATTGTGCAACTTGTAGGTCCTGACGCATTACCGGACAAGGAAAGAATCACCTTAGAAAGTACAAGGATGATAAGAGAAGATTTCCTACAGCAAAACGCATACCACGAAGTAGACACATACTGTTCACCTAAAAAACAATATGGAATGCTTAAAACTATTATTACTTACCATGAAAACGCTACTGCTGCTCTTGATAGAGGTGCAGCATCTGAAGACGTCATAGCGCTAAGCGTTAAAGAAGATATTGGTAAAATGAAGTACATGCCTGAAGCCGAGTTTGAAGATGAGATTAAAGCAATTCAGGAAAAAATAATTAAACAAACTAGTGAGGTATGA
- a CDS encoding V-type ATP synthase subunit K (produces ATP from ADP in the presence of a proton gradient across the membrane; the K subunit is a nonenzymatic component which binds the dimeric form by interacting with the G and E subunits) produces MVEIVLGQALAAIGAGIAVGMAGLGSGIGQGIAASGAVGAVAEDSDMFARGLIFTALPETQAIYGFLVAILLLVFSGLLGAPKNLPVTAGLIAIGAGAAVGFAGLGSGMGQGITAASASGAVVEDPDMFARGIIFTALSETQAIYGFLIAILLMVFGGILIS; encoded by the coding sequence ATGGTAGAAATTGTTTTAGGACAAGCTTTAGCAGCTATCGGCGCAGGTATAGCCGTTGGTATGGCAGGATTAGGATCAGGTATAGGACAAGGAATAGCAGCATCAGGAGCTGTAGGTGCTGTAGCAGAGGACTCTGATATGTTTGCAAGAGGTCTTATATTTACTGCTCTCCCAGAAACTCAGGCGATTTACGGTTTCCTGGTTGCTATATTGCTCCTGGTTTTCTCAGGACTTTTAGGTGCACCAAAGAACTTACCTGTAACCGCAGGTCTTATAGCTATAGGTGCAGGTGCTGCAGTAGGATTTGCAGGTTTAGGTTCAGGTATGGGTCAAGGTATAACAGCTGCATCAGCTTCTGGAGCAGTAGTTGAAGATCCAGACATGTTTGCAAGAGGTATTATATTTACAGCTCTTTCAGAGACACAGGCTATATACGGTTTCCTGATTGCTATATTGCTTATGGTATTCGGTGGAATATTAATAAGTTAG
- a CDS encoding fumarate hydratase: MDIKDIIKDAVIEASTTFRNDQFDAYKRALAVETNENASWMLELLIENAKTADKTKFPLCDDTGIPHVLVEIGKDVSIPPNFFEDITLGIEKGLQELPARPMAVRGEGIERIEQSKGLYSDPGKLVPPSFLIDKTERNGVNIHVLMLGGGPEIRASTYRVFHKRDNRKVFNKVKTWMRSEVKMLGCTPCIPAVGIGRTHFEASSLMLKAMAYGNLNKQSQIEEEITESLNNSKIGALGIGGSVTALGSFVKIGPQRASGVRILSMRPCCCVEPRRSSVFLPSSILE, encoded by the coding sequence ATGGATATAAAGGATATAATCAAAGATGCAGTAATTGAAGCCAGTACCACATTTAGAAATGACCAGTTTGACGCTTATAAAAGAGCCCTTGCTGTAGAAACTAATGAAAATGCCTCATGGATGCTTGAATTATTAATAGAAAACGCCAAAACAGCAGATAAAACCAAATTTCCCCTTTGTGATGACACAGGCATTCCCCATGTTTTAGTTGAAATTGGGAAAGATGTTAGTATACCGCCTAATTTTTTTGAAGATATTACCTTAGGTATAGAAAAAGGGTTGCAAGAACTTCCAGCTAGACCTATGGCTGTGCGCGGAGAAGGTATTGAAAGAATAGAGCAGAGTAAAGGATTATATAGTGATCCTGGAAAACTTGTTCCTCCTTCCTTTCTAATTGATAAAACTGAAAGAAATGGTGTGAATATTCATGTTTTAATGTTAGGTGGTGGTCCTGAGATAAGGGCCAGCACTTATAGAGTTTTCCATAAGAGGGATAATAGAAAAGTATTTAATAAAGTTAAAACATGGATGAGATCAGAGGTCAAGATGCTTGGATGCACTCCATGCATCCCTGCTGTAGGCATCGGTAGAACTCATTTTGAAGCTTCGTCATTGATGTTAAAAGCAATGGCATATGGAAATTTAAACAAACAATCCCAAATTGAAGAGGAAATAACAGAATCCCTTAATAATTCTAAAATAGGTGCACTGGGAATAGGTGGTTCTGTAACTGCACTTGGATCTTTTGTTAAAATAGGCCCTCAACGAGCAAGTGGTGTTAGAATTTTATCTATGAGGCCTTGCTGCTGTGTTGAGCCCAGAAGATCATCAGTATTTCTCCCTTCCTCAATTCTGGAGTGA
- a CDS encoding MmgE/PrpD family protein, producing MISSKFADFIVETDYEKIPEEVIKKAKLCFLDFLGVTIRGSKTKSAIAVNSILREYDESTVIGHKKVTIIDACLANGISAHSLDLDDGHRIAQLHPGACVIPAALSLCEAYNKTGKEFISALVVGYEIAISMGILVNPEHRNKGFHSTGTCGTFGAAAAACKALNLNKNETINALGLAGTQASGLLESDHAGTMGKHLHAGKAAQSGVLSALLAKKGFSGASTIIDGEEGFLSAMVNSDIAKKEIDLGKWHILNVYFKKYPICRHLHSTIDAALDILNKNELNVEDIQKIIVKTYKIAAEHDNYHPKTKEAIRQSLPVSLAIAVKDKNLSLDNLKINDEISKISNKVIIEYDKSLDELYPNKRSAEVIIQTSEQSYVNRVDLPKGEPENQFTIYELLCKFNELNPDINIDILSIINNLENYNVKDLMIMINKEIKD from the coding sequence ATGATAAGCAGTAAATTTGCAGATTTTATTGTGGAAACTGATTATGAAAAAATCCCTGAAGAAGTGATAAAAAAAGCTAAACTATGCTTTTTAGACTTTTTAGGGGTCACAATAAGGGGATCTAAAACCAAAAGTGCAATAGCAGTAAACAGTATACTAAGAGAATACGATGAATCAACAGTTATTGGCCATAAAAAAGTCACTATAATTGATGCTTGCCTTGCAAATGGCATATCTGCTCATTCTCTTGATTTAGATGACGGGCATCGTATTGCTCAGCTTCATCCTGGAGCTTGTGTTATACCTGCTGCATTATCCCTTTGTGAAGCATATAACAAAACAGGAAAAGAATTTATAAGTGCCTTAGTTGTAGGATATGAAATTGCAATCTCCATGGGAATTCTTGTAAACCCTGAACATCGAAATAAAGGATTCCACAGTACAGGGACATGCGGAACCTTTGGAGCTGCTGCAGCTGCTTGTAAAGCATTAAATCTTAATAAAAATGAGACAATAAATGCTCTTGGACTTGCAGGAACTCAAGCCAGTGGTCTTTTAGAATCAGATCATGCAGGAACAATGGGAAAACATTTACATGCCGGTAAAGCAGCACAATCAGGTGTTTTATCAGCACTACTTGCAAAAAAAGGTTTTAGCGGAGCTTCAACCATAATTGATGGTGAAGAAGGATTTTTATCTGCAATGGTAAATTCTGACATTGCAAAAAAGGAAATAGATTTAGGAAAATGGCATATTTTGAACGTGTACTTTAAAAAGTATCCTATTTGCAGACACTTGCATTCTACAATTGACGCAGCCCTTGATATATTAAACAAAAACGAATTAAATGTAGAAGATATACAAAAGATAATTGTTAAAACTTATAAAATAGCTGCAGAGCATGATAACTATCATCCGAAAACTAAAGAAGCTATAAGGCAAAGTTTACCCGTTAGCCTTGCTATTGCCGTTAAAGATAAAAATTTAAGCCTTGACAACCTCAAAATCAACGATGAAATTTCAAAAATTTCAAATAAAGTAATCATTGAATATGATAAAAGTCTGGATGAATTGTACCCCAATAAAAGATCAGCAGAAGTTATAATTCAGACATCTGAACAATCCTACGTTAATAGAGTTGATTTACCTAAAGGAGAACCTGAAAATCAGTTTACAATATATGAACTTTTATGTAAGTTTAATGAGTTAAATCCTGATATAAATATTGATATTTTATCAATTATAAATAATTTAGAAAATTATAATGTTAAAGACTTAATGATAATGATTAATAAGGAAATTAAAGATTAG
- a CDS encoding V-type proton ATPase subunit E — translation MTDGANKIVSSIMSDAQSKADAIIPEAEKEAALILEKGEEEAQLEKQNILENANKQSTMKYQQLISEAKMNARRSELEAREELIETAFKNAEEELQKIAASSSEEYKNSLKKIIEEASVEIGGGDLVLSTKEEDIAKIKDSIPSLEKEIEAKTGNKTTLEIGENIRTIGGAVIKTKNGDIEVNNTIEARMLRFKKSLRSEVAGILFK, via the coding sequence ATGACCGATGGGGCTAACAAAATAGTCTCAAGTATAATGTCTGATGCTCAAAGTAAAGCTGATGCTATTATCCCAGAAGCTGAAAAAGAAGCTGCTCTTATCCTCGAAAAAGGAGAAGAAGAAGCCCAATTAGAAAAGCAAAATATCTTGGAAAATGCTAATAAACAGTCAACAATGAAATATCAACAACTGATCTCAGAAGCTAAAATGAACGCTAGAAGATCAGAACTTGAGGCACGAGAAGAATTAATTGAAACTGCATTTAAAAATGCAGAAGAAGAACTGCAAAAGATAGCAGCAAGTTCTTCTGAAGAATATAAAAACTCACTTAAAAAAATCATAGAAGAAGCTTCAGTTGAAATTGGAGGCGGAGATCTGGTGTTGTCAACCAAAGAGGAAGATATTGCCAAAATTAAAGATTCCATTCCATCATTGGAAAAAGAAATTGAAGCTAAAACTGGCAATAAAACAACCTTAGAGATAGGAGAAAATATCAGAACCATTGGCGGGGCTGTAATTAAAACCAAAAATGGAGATATAGAAGTTAACAACACCATCGAGGCAAGAATGCTAAGATTTAAAAAGTCTCTAAGATCAGAAGTTGCAGGCATACTTTTCAAATAA
- a CDS encoding citryl-CoA lyase, translated as MAIGRETIENMLKLSNPKWKTSVTRVEPNRIITRGYPQEDIIGNLSFPEMVYLLIKGEIPSKNESNMLEAILISFCDHSVTPPSTQAARLMASAGSPMHACVSGGLLAFGKNHAGAIERAMKTFQEGIKRSKDNIETVALEIINKSLEKGNKIPGFGHRYHTEDPRAPKLIELAKKCGCSGIHTELALTIQSILLEKKGIRMNIDGANGAILSDMGFDWSIGTGVFMIGRLPAIIAHVHEEKTREEPFRKLFDIEEIYYDGVDEKKSIDKKEK; from the coding sequence ATGGCAATAGGAAGAGAAACAATCGAAAATATGCTTAAACTAAGTAATCCTAAATGGAAGACCAGTGTAACCAGAGTTGAGCCAAATAGGATTATTACAAGAGGATATCCCCAAGAAGACATTATAGGAAATTTATCTTTTCCTGAAATGGTTTATTTACTTATAAAAGGAGAAATACCTTCCAAAAATGAATCAAATATGCTTGAAGCTATTTTAATTTCTTTTTGTGACCATAGTGTAACGCCCCCCAGTACTCAAGCAGCAAGGCTCATGGCATCAGCCGGATCTCCCATGCATGCATGTGTGTCTGGAGGACTTCTTGCATTCGGCAAAAATCATGCCGGTGCAATTGAACGTGCAATGAAAACATTTCAAGAAGGGATAAAACGATCAAAAGACAATATTGAAACCGTTGCCCTTGAAATAATTAATAAATCCTTAGAAAAGGGAAATAAAATTCCTGGTTTCGGACACAGGTACCATACCGAAGATCCACGAGCTCCTAAGCTAATTGAACTTGCAAAAAAATGTGGGTGCTCAGGAATACACACTGAACTTGCACTTACAATTCAAAGTATTCTTCTTGAAAAAAAAGGAATTAGAATGAATATTGATGGTGCAAATGGAGCAATATTATCTGATATGGGATTTGATTGGAGTATTGGAACGGGTGTATTTATGATTGGAAGGCTTCCAGCTATTATTGCTCATGTACACGAAGAAAAAACTCGAGAAGAGCCCTTCAGGAAATTATTTGACATTGAAGAGATTTATTATGATGGTGTTGATGAAAAAAAGAGTATAGATAAAAAAGAAAAATGA